A section of the Sebastes fasciatus isolate fSebFas1 chromosome 5, fSebFas1.pri, whole genome shotgun sequence genome encodes:
- the cherp gene encoding calcium homeostasis endoplasmic reticulum protein isoform X3, whose translation MDIPNPPEDQELRNVIDKLAQFVARNGPEFEKMTMEKQKDNPKFSFLFGGEYFSYYKCKLAMEQQQHPSSLDGEEYTSEGIFAEMYNPGSTDVVDIPPPQMSMIAPPTIAPPAAPSMEELVQQSQWNLQQQEQHMHTLRQEQVTAAIALAMEQQTQKLLLETQLDVTEFDNLLQPIIDTCTKDAISAGKNWMFNNAKSPPHCELMTSHLRNRITVDGAHFELRLHLIYLTNDVLHHCQRKQQKDLLAALQKVVVPIYCTSFLAVEEEKQQKITRLLQLWEKNGYFDEETIQQLQNPALGLGQYQASLITEYAAAVQPIQLAFQQQIQALNTQHEEFVSSLKQQPQSATVAQLATPAEPDKAPPMTTKAGDVKPPMSGLPPGEFEGASSRPQDPSNPSGPSDLPSNKPGWYDPQHIGPWNPNQPPPFDPNQPPPPCPPWNSHEGMWNDQRDPGNWSGGPPREGGPWSGPGGSDPGPPSWNSYDQQPPWGNQPDQPPWGQREPPFPPRMQRPPHFRGPFPPHQQPPPFNQPPPPPHSFGRFPPRFMQDDFPPRHHYDRPPYTPHRFDYAQGEYPGDIPGPPPHHHPNQRLPPPGMGAEHPPWGGGCEHPDFGGPPPHGFNGHSPHMRHRQHPVQDDPSLVPNVPYFDLPAGLMAPLVKLEDCDYKPLDPKDIRLPPPMPPSDRLLAAVEAFYSPPSHDRPRNSEGWEQNGLYEFFRAKMRARRKKGQEKRNSGRGGSRSRSHSRSRGRSSSRSSSRSSKSSRSRSRSSRSHSRSRSRSYSRSRSRSRSRSSRSHSRSRSRSRSRSPGKRRRGAKSQSSSPPSTSVLGAATPSKPCTDLRLGEENKGHQLLMKMGWSGSGGLGAKEQGIQDPIKGGDIRDKWDQYKGVGVSLDDPYENYRRNKSYNFVARMKAREEVNREPPEPPATE comes from the exons ATGGATATCCCCAACCCGCCCGAag ATCAAGAACTGCGGAATGTCATCGACAAGCTGGCCCAGTTTGTCGCCCGGAACGGGCCCGAGTTTGAAAAGATGACAATGGAGAAGCAGAAGGACAACCCTAAGTTCTCCTTCCTCTTTGGGGGAGAATACTTCAGCTACTACAAGTGCAAGCTTGCTATGGAGCAACAGCAGC ATCCCTCTAGCCTGGACGGGGAGGAGTATACATCTGAA GGTatttttgcagaaatgtacaaccCGGGCTCCACAGACGTGGTTGATATCCCTCCTCCACAGATGTCGATGATCGCTCCGCCTACGATTGCTCCGCCCGCTGCGCCTTCTATGGAGGAGCTCGTCCAACAGAGCCAATGGaatctgcagcagcaggagcagcacatgcacacactaagACAG GAACAAGTGACCGCAGCCATAGCTCTGGCTATGGAGCAGCAGACCCAAAAACTGCTGCTCGAAACTCAGCTGGACGTAACAGAGTTTGACAACCTGCTGCAGCCCATAATAGACACCTGCACCAAAGACGCCATCTCT GCCGGTAAGAACTGGATGTTCAACAACGCCAAGAGTCCGCCGCATTGTgagctgatgacatcacatcttCGCAACCGCATCACTGTTGATGGAGCGCATTTCGAGCTCCGCCTACATCTCATCTATTTAACCAACGACGTTCTCCATCACTG CCAGCGGAAGCAGCAGAAGGATTTGTTGGCAGCGCTGCAGAAAGTGGTGGTTCCCATCTACTGCACCAGCTTCCTGGCtgtagaggaggagaagcagcagaagaTCACCAGG TTGTTGCAGCTGTGGGAGAAGAACGGCTACTTTGATGAAGAGACCATTCAGCAGCTCCAGAATCCGGCCCTGGGCCTCGGCCAGTACCAA GCATCTCTGATAACAGAGTACGCTGCGGCAGTGCAGCCCATCCAGCTGGCCTTCCAGCAGCAGATCCAGGCTCTGAACACCCAGCACGAAGAGTTTGTCTCCAGCCTGAAGCAGCAGCCGCAGTCTGCCACCGTAGCACAGCTAGCTACCCCCGCTGAGCCCGACAAGGCTCCACCGATGACCACAAAAGCTG gGGATGTGAAGCCTCCCATGTCGGGTCTTCCTCCAGGGGAGTTTGAGGGAGCTTCATCCAGGCCACAGGACCCCAGCAACCCCAGCGGACCCTCAGATCTCCCCTCGAACAAGCCTGGGTGGTATGACCCCCAGCACATAGGCCCCTGGAACCCCAACCAACCG CCTCCTTTTGACCCAaaccagcccccccccccctgccctCCCTGGAACAGCCATGAGGGGATGTGGAATGACCAGAGGGACCCCGGCAACTGGAGCGGAGGTCCACCCAGAGAAGGAGGCCCCTGGAGCGGTCCAGGTGGGTCTGACCCAGGCCCTCCATCTTGGAACTCATATGACCAGCAGCCGCCATGGGGGAACCAGCCTGACCAGCCTCCGTGGGGCCAGAGGGAGCCCCCGTTCCCTCCACGCATGCAG AGACCTCCCCATTTCAGAGGGCCCTTCCCTCCCCACCAGCAGCCACCTCCCTtcaaccagcccccaccaccaccacacagcTTTGGACGCTTCCCACCACGCTTTATGCAGGACGACTTTCCTCCCAGACACCACTATGACAGGCCGCCGTACACCCCACACCGCTTTGATTACGCTCAGGGAGAGTATCCCGGAG ACATACCAGGTCCTCCTCCCCACCACCATCCCAATCAGAGGCTCCCTCCCCCGGGCATGGGGGCCGAACATCCTCCCTGGGGCGGTGGATGCGAGCACCCGGATTTTGGTGGCCCGCCCCCACACGGCTTCAACGGCCATTCACCCCACATGCGTCATCGGCAGCATCCAGTTCAAGACGACCCCAGTCTGGTGCCTAACGTCCCCTACTTTGACCTGCCAGCTGGTCTCATGGCTCCGCTGGTCAAA CTCGAGGACTGCGATTATAAACCTCTGGACCCTAAAGACATCCGACTGCCCCCTCCCATGCCACCTAGTGACCGCCTGCTTGCTGCTGTGGAAGCTTTCTACAGCCCTCCATCCCATGATCGGCCTAGGAACAG TGAAGGCTGGGAGCAGAACGGCCTGTATGAGTTCTTCAGGGCCAAGATGAGAGCCAGGAGGAAAAAGGGACAGGAGAAACGCAACAG CGGTCGTGGAGGCAGTCGCTCCAGGAGTCACTCTCGCAGCAGAGGGAGATCTTCATCTCGCTCCAGCTCTCGCTCCTCAAAGTCCTCCAGGTCACGGTCCCGCTCATCTCGCTCCCACTCCCGCAGCCGCTCCCGCTCCTACTCAAGATCCAg GTCCAGGAGTAGATCCAGGTCATCTCGGAGTCACTCTCGCTCCAGATCCAGATCCCGTTCACGTTCACCCGGGAAGAGACGCCGTGGCGCCAAATCCCAGAGCTCCTCTCCTCC CTCCACATCAGTGTTGGGAGCTGCCACTCCCTCCAAACCGTGTACAGATCTCAGGCTAGGGGAGGAGAACAAGGGCCACCAGCTGCTGATGAAGATGG GCTGGAGCGGTTCAGGCGGTTTGGGGGCCAAAGAACAGGGCATCCAGGACCCAATCAAAGGAGGAGACATCAGGGATAAGTGGGACCAGTATAAAGGCGTGGGGGTGTCACTGGACGACCCTTACGAGAACTATCGCAGGAACAAGAGCTACAACTTCGTTGCCCGTATGAAGGCACGGGAGGAAg TCAATCGGGAACCTCCGGAGCCGCCTGCAACCGAGTGA
- the cherp gene encoding calcium homeostasis endoplasmic reticulum protein isoform X2 → MDIPNPPEDQELRNVIDKLAQFVARNGPEFEKMTMEKQKDNPKFSFLFGGEYFSYYKCKLAMEQQQHPSSLDGEEYTSEEMYNPGSTDVVDIPPPQMSMIAPPTIAPPAAPSMEELVQQSQWNLQQQEQHMHTLRQEQVTAAIALAMEQQTQKLLLETQLDVTEFDNLLQPIIDTCTKDAISAGKNWMFNNAKSPPHCELMTSHLRNRITVDGAHFELRLHLIYLTNDVLHHCQRKQQKDLLAALQKVVVPIYCTSFLAVEEEKQQKITRLLQLWEKNGYFDEETIQQLQNPALGLGQYQASLITEYAAAVQPIQLAFQQQIQALNTQHEEFVSSLKQQPQSATVAQLATPAEPDKAPPMTTKAGDVKPPMSGLPPGEFEGASSRPQDPSNPSGPSDLPSNKPGWYDPQHIGPWNPNQPPPFDPNQPPPPCPPWNSHEGMWNDQRDPGNWSGGPPREGGPWSGPGGSDPGPPSWNSYDQQPPWGNQPDQPPWGQREPPFPPRMQRPPHFRGPFPPHQQPPPFNQPPPPPHSFGRFPPRFMQDDFPPRHHYDRPPYTPHRFDYAQGEYPGGDFTEAQNIPGPPPHHHPNQRLPPPGMGAEHPPWGGGCEHPDFGGPPPHGFNGHSPHMRHRQHPVQDDPSLVPNVPYFDLPAGLMAPLVKLEDCDYKPLDPKDIRLPPPMPPSDRLLAAVEAFYSPPSHDRPRNSEGWEQNGLYEFFRAKMRARRKKGQEKRNSGRGGSRSRSHSRSRGRSSSRSSSRSSKSSRSRSRSSRSHSRSRSRSYSRSRSRSRSRSSRSHSRSRSRSRSRSPGKRRRGAKSQSSSPPSTSVLGAATPSKPCTDLRLGEENKGHQLLMKMGWSGSGGLGAKEQGIQDPIKGGDIRDKWDQYKGVGVSLDDPYENYRRNKSYNFVARMKAREEVNREPPEPPATE, encoded by the exons ATGGATATCCCCAACCCGCCCGAag ATCAAGAACTGCGGAATGTCATCGACAAGCTGGCCCAGTTTGTCGCCCGGAACGGGCCCGAGTTTGAAAAGATGACAATGGAGAAGCAGAAGGACAACCCTAAGTTCTCCTTCCTCTTTGGGGGAGAATACTTCAGCTACTACAAGTGCAAGCTTGCTATGGAGCAACAGCAGC ATCCCTCTAGCCTGGACGGGGAGGAGTATACATCTGAAG aaatgtacaaccCGGGCTCCACAGACGTGGTTGATATCCCTCCTCCACAGATGTCGATGATCGCTCCGCCTACGATTGCTCCGCCCGCTGCGCCTTCTATGGAGGAGCTCGTCCAACAGAGCCAATGGaatctgcagcagcaggagcagcacatgcacacactaagACAG GAACAAGTGACCGCAGCCATAGCTCTGGCTATGGAGCAGCAGACCCAAAAACTGCTGCTCGAAACTCAGCTGGACGTAACAGAGTTTGACAACCTGCTGCAGCCCATAATAGACACCTGCACCAAAGACGCCATCTCT GCCGGTAAGAACTGGATGTTCAACAACGCCAAGAGTCCGCCGCATTGTgagctgatgacatcacatcttCGCAACCGCATCACTGTTGATGGAGCGCATTTCGAGCTCCGCCTACATCTCATCTATTTAACCAACGACGTTCTCCATCACTG CCAGCGGAAGCAGCAGAAGGATTTGTTGGCAGCGCTGCAGAAAGTGGTGGTTCCCATCTACTGCACCAGCTTCCTGGCtgtagaggaggagaagcagcagaagaTCACCAGG TTGTTGCAGCTGTGGGAGAAGAACGGCTACTTTGATGAAGAGACCATTCAGCAGCTCCAGAATCCGGCCCTGGGCCTCGGCCAGTACCAA GCATCTCTGATAACAGAGTACGCTGCGGCAGTGCAGCCCATCCAGCTGGCCTTCCAGCAGCAGATCCAGGCTCTGAACACCCAGCACGAAGAGTTTGTCTCCAGCCTGAAGCAGCAGCCGCAGTCTGCCACCGTAGCACAGCTAGCTACCCCCGCTGAGCCCGACAAGGCTCCACCGATGACCACAAAAGCTG gGGATGTGAAGCCTCCCATGTCGGGTCTTCCTCCAGGGGAGTTTGAGGGAGCTTCATCCAGGCCACAGGACCCCAGCAACCCCAGCGGACCCTCAGATCTCCCCTCGAACAAGCCTGGGTGGTATGACCCCCAGCACATAGGCCCCTGGAACCCCAACCAACCG CCTCCTTTTGACCCAaaccagcccccccccccctgccctCCCTGGAACAGCCATGAGGGGATGTGGAATGACCAGAGGGACCCCGGCAACTGGAGCGGAGGTCCACCCAGAGAAGGAGGCCCCTGGAGCGGTCCAGGTGGGTCTGACCCAGGCCCTCCATCTTGGAACTCATATGACCAGCAGCCGCCATGGGGGAACCAGCCTGACCAGCCTCCGTGGGGCCAGAGGGAGCCCCCGTTCCCTCCACGCATGCAG AGACCTCCCCATTTCAGAGGGCCCTTCCCTCCCCACCAGCAGCCACCTCCCTtcaaccagcccccaccaccaccacacagcTTTGGACGCTTCCCACCACGCTTTATGCAGGACGACTTTCCTCCCAGACACCACTATGACAGGCCGCCGTACACCCCACACCGCTTTGATTACGCTCAGGGAGAGTATCCCGGAGGTGATTTCACAGAGGCACAAA ACATACCAGGTCCTCCTCCCCACCACCATCCCAATCAGAGGCTCCCTCCCCCGGGCATGGGGGCCGAACATCCTCCCTGGGGCGGTGGATGCGAGCACCCGGATTTTGGTGGCCCGCCCCCACACGGCTTCAACGGCCATTCACCCCACATGCGTCATCGGCAGCATCCAGTTCAAGACGACCCCAGTCTGGTGCCTAACGTCCCCTACTTTGACCTGCCAGCTGGTCTCATGGCTCCGCTGGTCAAA CTCGAGGACTGCGATTATAAACCTCTGGACCCTAAAGACATCCGACTGCCCCCTCCCATGCCACCTAGTGACCGCCTGCTTGCTGCTGTGGAAGCTTTCTACAGCCCTCCATCCCATGATCGGCCTAGGAACAG TGAAGGCTGGGAGCAGAACGGCCTGTATGAGTTCTTCAGGGCCAAGATGAGAGCCAGGAGGAAAAAGGGACAGGAGAAACGCAACAG CGGTCGTGGAGGCAGTCGCTCCAGGAGTCACTCTCGCAGCAGAGGGAGATCTTCATCTCGCTCCAGCTCTCGCTCCTCAAAGTCCTCCAGGTCACGGTCCCGCTCATCTCGCTCCCACTCCCGCAGCCGCTCCCGCTCCTACTCAAGATCCAg GTCCAGGAGTAGATCCAGGTCATCTCGGAGTCACTCTCGCTCCAGATCCAGATCCCGTTCACGTTCACCCGGGAAGAGACGCCGTGGCGCCAAATCCCAGAGCTCCTCTCCTCC CTCCACATCAGTGTTGGGAGCTGCCACTCCCTCCAAACCGTGTACAGATCTCAGGCTAGGGGAGGAGAACAAGGGCCACCAGCTGCTGATGAAGATGG GCTGGAGCGGTTCAGGCGGTTTGGGGGCCAAAGAACAGGGCATCCAGGACCCAATCAAAGGAGGAGACATCAGGGATAAGTGGGACCAGTATAAAGGCGTGGGGGTGTCACTGGACGACCCTTACGAGAACTATCGCAGGAACAAGAGCTACAACTTCGTTGCCCGTATGAAGGCACGGGAGGAAg TCAATCGGGAACCTCCGGAGCCGCCTGCAACCGAGTGA
- the cherp gene encoding calcium homeostasis endoplasmic reticulum protein isoform X1 — MDIPNPPEDQELRNVIDKLAQFVARNGPEFEKMTMEKQKDNPKFSFLFGGEYFSYYKCKLAMEQQQHPSSLDGEEYTSEGIFAEMYNPGSTDVVDIPPPQMSMIAPPTIAPPAAPSMEELVQQSQWNLQQQEQHMHTLRQEQVTAAIALAMEQQTQKLLLETQLDVTEFDNLLQPIIDTCTKDAISAGKNWMFNNAKSPPHCELMTSHLRNRITVDGAHFELRLHLIYLTNDVLHHCQRKQQKDLLAALQKVVVPIYCTSFLAVEEEKQQKITRLLQLWEKNGYFDEETIQQLQNPALGLGQYQASLITEYAAAVQPIQLAFQQQIQALNTQHEEFVSSLKQQPQSATVAQLATPAEPDKAPPMTTKAGDVKPPMSGLPPGEFEGASSRPQDPSNPSGPSDLPSNKPGWYDPQHIGPWNPNQPPPFDPNQPPPPCPPWNSHEGMWNDQRDPGNWSGGPPREGGPWSGPGGSDPGPPSWNSYDQQPPWGNQPDQPPWGQREPPFPPRMQRPPHFRGPFPPHQQPPPFNQPPPPPHSFGRFPPRFMQDDFPPRHHYDRPPYTPHRFDYAQGEYPGGDFTEAQNIPGPPPHHHPNQRLPPPGMGAEHPPWGGGCEHPDFGGPPPHGFNGHSPHMRHRQHPVQDDPSLVPNVPYFDLPAGLMAPLVKLEDCDYKPLDPKDIRLPPPMPPSDRLLAAVEAFYSPPSHDRPRNSEGWEQNGLYEFFRAKMRARRKKGQEKRNSGRGGSRSRSHSRSRGRSSSRSSSRSSKSSRSRSRSSRSHSRSRSRSYSRSRSRSRSRSSRSHSRSRSRSRSRSPGKRRRGAKSQSSSPPSTSVLGAATPSKPCTDLRLGEENKGHQLLMKMGWSGSGGLGAKEQGIQDPIKGGDIRDKWDQYKGVGVSLDDPYENYRRNKSYNFVARMKAREEVNREPPEPPATE; from the exons ATGGATATCCCCAACCCGCCCGAag ATCAAGAACTGCGGAATGTCATCGACAAGCTGGCCCAGTTTGTCGCCCGGAACGGGCCCGAGTTTGAAAAGATGACAATGGAGAAGCAGAAGGACAACCCTAAGTTCTCCTTCCTCTTTGGGGGAGAATACTTCAGCTACTACAAGTGCAAGCTTGCTATGGAGCAACAGCAGC ATCCCTCTAGCCTGGACGGGGAGGAGTATACATCTGAA GGTatttttgcagaaatgtacaaccCGGGCTCCACAGACGTGGTTGATATCCCTCCTCCACAGATGTCGATGATCGCTCCGCCTACGATTGCTCCGCCCGCTGCGCCTTCTATGGAGGAGCTCGTCCAACAGAGCCAATGGaatctgcagcagcaggagcagcacatgcacacactaagACAG GAACAAGTGACCGCAGCCATAGCTCTGGCTATGGAGCAGCAGACCCAAAAACTGCTGCTCGAAACTCAGCTGGACGTAACAGAGTTTGACAACCTGCTGCAGCCCATAATAGACACCTGCACCAAAGACGCCATCTCT GCCGGTAAGAACTGGATGTTCAACAACGCCAAGAGTCCGCCGCATTGTgagctgatgacatcacatcttCGCAACCGCATCACTGTTGATGGAGCGCATTTCGAGCTCCGCCTACATCTCATCTATTTAACCAACGACGTTCTCCATCACTG CCAGCGGAAGCAGCAGAAGGATTTGTTGGCAGCGCTGCAGAAAGTGGTGGTTCCCATCTACTGCACCAGCTTCCTGGCtgtagaggaggagaagcagcagaagaTCACCAGG TTGTTGCAGCTGTGGGAGAAGAACGGCTACTTTGATGAAGAGACCATTCAGCAGCTCCAGAATCCGGCCCTGGGCCTCGGCCAGTACCAA GCATCTCTGATAACAGAGTACGCTGCGGCAGTGCAGCCCATCCAGCTGGCCTTCCAGCAGCAGATCCAGGCTCTGAACACCCAGCACGAAGAGTTTGTCTCCAGCCTGAAGCAGCAGCCGCAGTCTGCCACCGTAGCACAGCTAGCTACCCCCGCTGAGCCCGACAAGGCTCCACCGATGACCACAAAAGCTG gGGATGTGAAGCCTCCCATGTCGGGTCTTCCTCCAGGGGAGTTTGAGGGAGCTTCATCCAGGCCACAGGACCCCAGCAACCCCAGCGGACCCTCAGATCTCCCCTCGAACAAGCCTGGGTGGTATGACCCCCAGCACATAGGCCCCTGGAACCCCAACCAACCG CCTCCTTTTGACCCAaaccagcccccccccccctgccctCCCTGGAACAGCCATGAGGGGATGTGGAATGACCAGAGGGACCCCGGCAACTGGAGCGGAGGTCCACCCAGAGAAGGAGGCCCCTGGAGCGGTCCAGGTGGGTCTGACCCAGGCCCTCCATCTTGGAACTCATATGACCAGCAGCCGCCATGGGGGAACCAGCCTGACCAGCCTCCGTGGGGCCAGAGGGAGCCCCCGTTCCCTCCACGCATGCAG AGACCTCCCCATTTCAGAGGGCCCTTCCCTCCCCACCAGCAGCCACCTCCCTtcaaccagcccccaccaccaccacacagcTTTGGACGCTTCCCACCACGCTTTATGCAGGACGACTTTCCTCCCAGACACCACTATGACAGGCCGCCGTACACCCCACACCGCTTTGATTACGCTCAGGGAGAGTATCCCGGAGGTGATTTCACAGAGGCACAAA ACATACCAGGTCCTCCTCCCCACCACCATCCCAATCAGAGGCTCCCTCCCCCGGGCATGGGGGCCGAACATCCTCCCTGGGGCGGTGGATGCGAGCACCCGGATTTTGGTGGCCCGCCCCCACACGGCTTCAACGGCCATTCACCCCACATGCGTCATCGGCAGCATCCAGTTCAAGACGACCCCAGTCTGGTGCCTAACGTCCCCTACTTTGACCTGCCAGCTGGTCTCATGGCTCCGCTGGTCAAA CTCGAGGACTGCGATTATAAACCTCTGGACCCTAAAGACATCCGACTGCCCCCTCCCATGCCACCTAGTGACCGCCTGCTTGCTGCTGTGGAAGCTTTCTACAGCCCTCCATCCCATGATCGGCCTAGGAACAG TGAAGGCTGGGAGCAGAACGGCCTGTATGAGTTCTTCAGGGCCAAGATGAGAGCCAGGAGGAAAAAGGGACAGGAGAAACGCAACAG CGGTCGTGGAGGCAGTCGCTCCAGGAGTCACTCTCGCAGCAGAGGGAGATCTTCATCTCGCTCCAGCTCTCGCTCCTCAAAGTCCTCCAGGTCACGGTCCCGCTCATCTCGCTCCCACTCCCGCAGCCGCTCCCGCTCCTACTCAAGATCCAg GTCCAGGAGTAGATCCAGGTCATCTCGGAGTCACTCTCGCTCCAGATCCAGATCCCGTTCACGTTCACCCGGGAAGAGACGCCGTGGCGCCAAATCCCAGAGCTCCTCTCCTCC CTCCACATCAGTGTTGGGAGCTGCCACTCCCTCCAAACCGTGTACAGATCTCAGGCTAGGGGAGGAGAACAAGGGCCACCAGCTGCTGATGAAGATGG GCTGGAGCGGTTCAGGCGGTTTGGGGGCCAAAGAACAGGGCATCCAGGACCCAATCAAAGGAGGAGACATCAGGGATAAGTGGGACCAGTATAAAGGCGTGGGGGTGTCACTGGACGACCCTTACGAGAACTATCGCAGGAACAAGAGCTACAACTTCGTTGCCCGTATGAAGGCACGGGAGGAAg TCAATCGGGAACCTCCGGAGCCGCCTGCAACCGAGTGA